Below is a genomic region from Vitis riparia cultivar Riparia Gloire de Montpellier isolate 1030 chromosome 16, EGFV_Vit.rip_1.0, whole genome shotgun sequence.
ggaaaaagatgaaaaataaattttaaatgtaagaaaaatacttttgagtttaaatttatttcttttcatggttatacttttctttccttccaattttttctttatttttattttttttttaattttcccttAAACTTTACAAGATTTAAAAGAAGTCTTATATTCTATTTATATCACAATTGCTAAAGGatagaaacaaataataataagaaatccaaaatcttttgtttagtttatcatgaaatatatgataaaaagtcaaatacaataaaaattattttaaaatttatgtattttccaattctttattctttatacatagaaaaaaaaaattgaaaaaaatattagtttttggTGTGAACCAACCAATGAATTATATCTTCATCAAGGTGGGAAACTTCAATCTTTGTTTGAGGTTGAAACCCAATTACATTGTTCAAATGTTATGAGGTTTTCTTCCATCTTTCCAGGGAAATTGATGATGTGGCACCACAGTAGAGGAGAGgtcaacaaaagaagaagaccATAAACTCACTCTTTATAGTTTAGAGTGGCCTTGAGTTGATCAgtttgaggagataaactgatCAAGCAGCGTCTCACTGAGGAGATATGCCTCTatttcagtttgagtttgaactTTTCTCACTGGAGACAATGGGATCTGCCAAGAGTTCTTTGTTCTAAGAGCATGGATTTAGGTcagattgaggagataaactgacgCCAACCGACATGGCTTTGAACATGCAGCTATAGACgtttgaaataaaatctttgGTGGACCACCAGAAGAGGGAGTTTTTAATAAAGGATTTGTTCTCATGTCAGATTGAGGAAATAAACTGACACCAACGGACATAGTTTAATCACTTAGAATTGCTCTTAAGATTAGGAAGAAGATAAAATTGAGGTCAAATGTCAATCAAAACAATCTCCCTGTGGAATTATATTATTGTCGTCTAAGGCAGCTGAAATAGTCTGCCCtagaatttattacaaagcaTTGGGGGAAGATAGGATTATAGATGTGTCAATCAGTTGATTTTAACTTAATTTGTGATCAAACTTAGAGAGATTTTTTCAATGGGAGTAAATTGTTAGAGTAAGAAGATTGGAGTATGGAGTTGATGCAATAGAGGATGAGAGGATTTATTATCATATGAGAACAGTGCTCAATACTCAGAAATCAACCGACGAAACCCTCAGCATAATACAAGACACAACTTTATTATAAGGTGCATGGATTCATCACCATGGAGAAGATGATGCTTAATTTAGCTGaaaacatacatacatatatatatatatatatatgacactCAAAGACACGTAATATATATACTTTGGACTAGACTCATTATCCATAATTTGGCGATTTCTTCAACTGGTACGTTCACTAAATCAAAGAAGCATACTTGTCCACCACAGACGTAACGTCATCTTCCCGGGCAGAGTGATCACTAGTCTCATCATCCGTGAGAAGGTATCGCTCAAGGTCACCCATAAGCATCTTCTCCAAATGGTTGTTCCAACGGTTCTTGATAGCATTAGCGGTTCGCCCTCGAAGATAATCTTTTGCCATAAATGCCCACCTGCAACACAACACAGGAACTCCTACctcaaaactcaaactgatCACCACactatcatatcatatcatatcataaaCGAAAAATATGAGGATGATTCTCATTACTTATTCCTATGCTCCGGCATTCGCTGAATGCGGATGATGATGTCATCTTCCTCTTCGGAGAAGTTCTCTTTGTTGACACCAGACTTCAGATGGTTATTCCACCTCTCCCAACAACTCTTATCAGTCCTGTCCAGCCCTGCCAGCTGTGCGGTATCTGGCCAAGATCGATCGGGGTATTTGAGCTTAAATTGTGTGAGCTTATTGTCTTCTTCTGAGGTCCATAGCCGTCTCTGCTCCTGTGGTCTTGCCATCATGGATTTCCCTGCAAAGATGGAAGAAATTAACCCAATAAAGCTTCCATGAAATATActacaagaaaacaaataaataaataaatattacaatgaCTGCTTAAAAGCAAGCTATGAAGAGAAGATTGAGACCTTGAAGAAACAATGTGATTGTTATCCAATGCTTGACTGAGCTTCATAGTGGTATGGGAAGGGAAGggaaatttatagaaaaaattaagttgCCTTCGGGTGATCAGTTTGAGAAGATAAACTGAAGCCATCTCATTGAGGAGACATGCATGCCTTTAGGTCAgtttgagttttaaaatttcTCATTGGAGACAACGGATTTAGGTCTGATTGAAGAGATAAACTGATGACAACGGACATGGTTTTGAACATGAAATCTTTGGTGGACCACCACAAGAGGGAAAAGTTTTAATAAGAGATTTGTTCTCAGGTCAGATTGAGGAGAGAAACTGACCCCAACGGACTCAGTTTAATCACTTGGTATTGTCATATTTGAGGacaacataagtttttaataaatttatatatcatgcCAGTAAGTTGACTAGCAGTCATAAAAAGTTCATaagttgaaaaattaaaaagtagaCCATGAAATCATCCAAACATTGATTTCAATCCCCACCCTTTCTTTCACTCtccctctttcttctttcttatcaTCCGACATCCTACTCATCTGCCTCATGATTACTTCCTTTTTCTTCGATGGAGACAAAAAAGGTTTTGGTCTTAACACGAATTCACAAAATCATCTCCATACCttttatattgataaatattataaatttttatcatttcttttttactaaatagataattttattattattttatacatgttaaaaattagaaaatgaaaaaaaaattaaattatttttaattaaattatacatgttaaaaaaaaaaaaaaatttcattggTTGGTTCCCACCAAAAACTAAAAGAAGTGGAATGCAGCTGTGTGACCATACATTCGGTGGAACTTAGATGCTTTCTCTACCTCGTTCTTTAATATCAActtcaaatatcataaaattttgtgctataattataatattttaccaaCATTGTTTTTAGGATATCtaactatttaattataaaaaattatcaaaattattctttctttttctattgtcccccttttctttttataattatttttcccttttttcttttattttgtatattattattattcactttattatttattatgttaatattaaaatattaatataaatatcatttttatttttcataataactaattattaaattatttatctctaatttaaattataacatgaaacatgatttaataccatattttaaattataaataataacaatcaaactttaattaatcactattaaataaaactaaaataattttattagttaaataaataattttccatttttaaaaccaaacctatTAAATGGTATTAGAATAGGACTATGATATTTCTTGATTTGGGAGGACCataattgttaaattaattttttttttttataattatatatgcaGACACAGACTAACCATACTATATTTATATTGCAATTACATTGAAGGTAAtacatattaatataaatattattcatatttctttaataattagTGGTGAGATGGATTGTGATGATTGATGAGAGGGGGCTCTAGAACCACCAGAGGAGAGAAGAGATTGTGACCTCATGGATTTGTCTCTTTATGGAGAGATGATGAAATGGTGGAAGGCAATTGTTTCATGGGAAAATTATAATCTTCCAAGTGGTATAATCCTTTGAAAGGACATGAAAAGTTAGCAtttccttttataatttttttccattgttttttttctatttatatattatttacaatgttattattaaaatattaatctaaatattgtttttatttttaaaaataaataattatttaattatttatcttatttaaattataatagaaaatacCATATATATTACAATTACATTACATGTAGTATATattgatataaattttattcatatttctttaataataagTGATTATCTATAATAATACATCacataataatactaatatcaaatgttaataaataataatattaaaaatattaatatgtataataaatatCTCATgattgtgttaaaaaaaaaaactaaaatgttcaaataataataataattaatgaaaaaaaatagtaatcttaataataataaaaagaataaaagaaaatggtaaataaaaattaagaaaagaagaaaatgataaaataaagaaaaaggacaaATGAATGATGGTTTTGTCTTTTTATccatcgttttttttttcttttctttttttctttgttatcattatttttttattatttttttattttcttccatttttcttggaAGAATTATGCTATATTTTAGAAgaatccaaatttcatattttaaccaaacatatgatatgataaaattattccACAAATATGCCTTTAGTTATAACGAAATATTTGAATGTAATGTTTTTGGGAgggattttttttagttgtgagacaaaaataaaattaataaattaaaattttgtcattGGCAAATGTTGTTCTATTTCAGCAACAAAAGAATAGGAAGAAAACCTACAATTCTAATTTTTGTCCAAATACCGGACAAATCTCAGGAAATGGTCAATTTTCTAGTGGTATCTTTCATAATTCtaacaatcaaaatttaaaaacaaagaattcGGCTACTAGATGGACCATAAACAATAGTGGTACCTCCTTTGGAACTTTCAAGCCTCAATGTCGTATTTGTTCTAAGTTCGAGCACACTGCTTTACAATGCTGGTATCGGTTTAACTCTGATTATCAGCCAAAAGATTCTAAACATTCCACTTCTAATGTCAGATTTGTGACTCTTGctaattggctaaaagccatcgtttTCCATTTGAAAGGTCCACTTTTAGAGCAATAAAACCATTTGGTCTCATTCATGACGATCTTTGGGGTAGTGCAGCTCCTATAGTTTCTATTAATGGTGCTCGATATTTCCTGTTGCTAGTTGATTATTTTAGTACATTCTCATGGTTGTATCTTTTGAAAACTAAAGATGAAGCTTTATATGTTCCAACGTTTTCAAGTCATGGTTGAAAGATAGTTTGATACTAAagttcaatgtgtttggtccgATTGGGGAAGGGGGTGAGTTTTAGgcttttaagaattatttagcTACAAATGGTCTTCTTCATCAAGCCTCTTGTCCTTATACTCCTCAGTAAAATGGAAGAGTAGAAAGGAAGAATCGTCATGTTGTGGAAGTTGATCATTCTTTGTTAATACAAGCTGGTATGCCTCTCAAATATTGGTCATTTGCATTTCAAATTGCTATATTTCTCATAAATTGGCTTCCCTCTGTTGTTGTTTCAAACTGCCATTTTTGCTAATACAATGTGATTGATATCCAATGCTTGGCTAAGCTTGCTCCATAGTGGTTAATTTTGGGAAGGAATTTTATACAAGAGAGTTGCCTTTGTTAGAATAATTATGGACtcacatatattaataattgtttatgattaagctatatatatatatatatatatatatatattcaattatttAGTTATAAAGTATAAGTCACCTTGTGTGTAAAGCCCAAGTCACATGTGTCTTatatgatgggcctaagacacaTATGGCCCAACAGCCAATGGGTATAGTCCCTAAGGCATAgaggaaattaataaaaaggacAATGAAATTGAAGTTGTGTGtcttaagttttcttttctgaaaatacaaaatattccATCTCCTACCTCTCATCACAAGAGAGAATACAGAAAGGTGGTTTCCTCCTCTATTGCCTTAGAAGAACCATACTTCTTCAACGTCGAAAATGGATTCAGGTTTGTCCACGTTCTCTTAAATAATCGACATGTTTTCTTTATATGATTTaacataagattttattttatgggtTGATAATGGACTTGacaacaagtggtatcaaagccacACATGTTGAATCATTAAGAAATGTTTGTTGATTCAAAGATACATGATTTTTCTCTCATAGATTCAGGGCAAGAAATTTCTTGATAGAATCTAGGAATTTTTTCTGGGTTcatttatgaatatatatatatatatatatatatataagtttgtAACATGATAGGATCGTTTGGCAATTAAAGAAGCCTGCGATGCCGTTTTTGGCGTTCGTTTGGTGATCGAAGAAGATGATTCTGATCCTCGGCGTTCCTTGCGACACCGTTTTGACGTTCGTTCGGTTCGCCTATTCGTCGAGGTCAGTTGCCATCTGTTTTTTATTCTCACTTATTGAAATGTCGGTCGTCAATTCGATGACTTCCATTTTCCGCCTCCACTGGTCCAACAGTTGATATGATAATGTTAAACAAactgtaaagaaaattttagagaagACATATTGCTAATGTTTTTATGCATGTTAGTTTTAATGCATCATACAATGTGTTGATAAAAGAGTGTGCCGCATTATTGTCTAACTAATAATTGACATAAGAAAACTAAGGCAGGCAAATTGTCTGTTACTAATGATCTCTAAGCTTTACTGCAAAATGATAGTGTTTCCCAAAGAGTATAGAAACTAAAAGGAAACACTGTTCCTAATGTTCTTCATATATCCCcgacattaaaataaaaaaataaaaaaaaaagttgtaacaTGACAATGAACAACATATATATACTACACTGATGAATATCCTTATTGGTCGATACCCAAACCAAATAGAGAGCAGATTTCTGTATTCCATTCTGTATACCACAATAAATATATGGATTTAGCCTTTTCTtactatatttttgtttaatattttaaaataaatgagttatGAATATTTGTTACCAAAGTAACTtatattatgtaattttatttattttttaaatatgtaaacaTGTTATTATTGTGTTAAATAATcggcccaaaggaagattattttaatataataataaataaagcagTCATAAATGTGTGATATATAAAGTTTACCTTACATGTTGTATGTCAGTCCAAAGAAAGACATATTGTTTCggttttattgtcaatatttatgaactaattttgtaaaagagtACCAATTACAAGTTGATTTTTTGTCCAAAGATtgaatattaatgtttgtgctAGATATCTTATAATGGGtccacatgcatatatatatgttaaattttttattcattcatatatgtatgatatttttGTGACTGATTGTGAGCTTTATTGTTATGGATTCAGCATCTTCTATATCTGCTAATGTTAATAACATTCCTGTGCTTAACAgcacaaacttcaagaaatggaagaagCACGTTATAATTGTGCTCGGGTGCATGGATTTGGACTATGCATAAGAGAGGATCGCCATGCAAACCTTACTGGTGCTAGCATTGCTAAGCAAAGGGTTGCTACAGAAAAATGGGAGCGATccaatcgcatgagtctaatgataatGAAGCACACAATTCTAGAAGCTATAAGGGGTGCAATACTTGAGAAGTTCCAAGCCAAGACATTCTTGGACCAAATAGCAAATTGTTTTGCTGCAAACGAAAAATTCAAGACAAcactattcttagtaagcttgtctcCATGCGGTACAAAGGGAAAAAGAATATAAGGGAGTACATAATGGAAATGTCCAATCTTGTGACTAGAAtcaaggcactaaagttagagttatCAGAAGACATACTCGTGCACTTGGTCTTAATCTCTTTGCCTACATAATTTAGTCCATTCAAGATCAGTTACAacacacaaaaggaaaaatggactcTGAATGAGTTTATTGCTTAGTGCGTGCAAGAGGAGGAGAGACTGAAACAAAAGaagatagaaagtgctcacttggcttccacatctcagggaCATGGTAccgacaagaaaagaaagaaggacAATAAGGGAAAACAAACTACATTTTCTAGGACATCTAAGCAAAAGATGCAGAAGAAACAACATaaggagatcacttgtttcttttgcaagaatgttggtcatatgaagaagacatgtaccaaatacgCCGCTTGGCGTGAAAAAAAAGGGCTGCCTAAGGAGCCAAATGCCaactgatggtgaaagatacatctatCTAGGAAATGGCAACAAGGCTACAGTGAAGGCTATTGGTCTTTTTAGATTACAGTTAGATTCTGAATGTACTTTGGATTTAGAGGAGACTTTTGTGGTACCATTATTTAGacgaaatttaatttatgtttcatgtttggacaaatgtgaatatttttattcatttagaaatggaatggttagtctttatctaaattcaagtGTTATTGGTACTGGTAGTCTAATAGATAAGTTatacaaattgaacataaatGCCTCTAATGgtaatgaaaccttgcattcaagtaattatggcATTAAGCGAAAGTTAACAAATGAGAATTCCTCAATGTTATGGCACAAGCATTTaggtcatatttcaaatcaacgtattcaaaggcttgtgttaaaaggaattcttgatccacttgatttGTCAAACTTTCAAGTTTGTATAGAGTGTATTAagggtaaacaaacaaatatgaggaaaTATGATGTCAATAGGTGTGATGacgtcttggaattgatacatacgaacatttgtggtccatttcctaccccttcttggaatggacaacaatattttatcactttcattgacgatTACTCACATTAtggctatctttatttgattcatgataAGTCTCAATCATTGGATGTGTTGAAGAATTTTAAAGCCgaagttgagaaccaactaagtaagaaaataaatgtcGTTAGATCTTATCGTGgaggtgaatattatggtagatatgaaGGATTTGATGAACAACGTCTAGGGCCATTcaccaaatatttgatggagtgtggtATTGTCCCTTAGTACATCGTGTCGGGGACTCcaagccaaaatggtgtagcagagaaACGAAACTgtactcttaaggatatggtaaaAAGCATGATCAGTCATTCCACCTTGCTAGAATCACTTTGGGGAGAAGCTGTCAAAACTGcagtttacattttgaatagagTCCCAAGCAAAGCAAtagccaaaaccccatatgagctatggactagcaagaaacctagtgTTAGGCATTTGCATGTCTGGGGTTGTCCAGTTGAGGCTaggccttacaagccaaataagaaaaaattggaCTCCAAAACTGTGAGctgctactttgtagggtattctgaaAGGTCGAGAGGTTTCAAGTTTTATGATCCCTCAACTAGGTCTTTCTTTGAAACGAGCAATgctaagttcattgaggatgttaAGTTAAGTGGGAGAGAGTCATTAAGAAATGTGGTATTTGAAGAGGAATCTGTTAGTATTCCTATTATTGCAActggacatggtcatattattTTGATGACACTATCCAGAATATACAACCAGTAATAGAGATTGTAGACACACTTGAAATTCCTCCTACTCAAGTTGTGGAACTAGTCCAAGTTCATGaagaggtaactcaacaacctcaagaacctcaagtTCAAGGACCACTGAAgagatccactagagaaatgagaagtacaatttcagatgattatgttgtatatctccaggaacatgagtttgacatgagtttggaagatgatccaattttagttagtcaagtcaaacaaagttctgattctaaaaagtggatagaagccatgaaggatgagatgaaatcaatgaaagacaatggtgtttgggacctTGTAGAGTTTCCTGAAGGTGTAAAACCGATTGGTTGCAaaaggatttttaaaaccaaacggAATTCAAAAGGCAACATTATAAGGTATAAGGCACGCCTAGTCGCAAAaggttttactaaaaaaaaaaaaaaaaaaggcattgaTTGTAAGGAGACCTTTTCACCAGTTTCGTCAAAtgactcctttagaatcatcataGCATATTTGGCTCATTTTGATTTAGAGCTGCATCTaatggacgttaaaactgcgtttcttaatggtaacattgatgagACAATATACATGATGCAACCGAagaactttgagtctaatgattcaaagcaacttgtatgcaaattaaaaaggtccatatatggtttaaagcagGCATCCCAACTATGGTACCAAAAGTTTGATCAGGTAGTTACTTCATTTAGTTTCAAGGAGAACaccgttgatcaatgcatatatctCAAGTTCAATGGGAGCAAATTCGTTATCTTGGTGCTATATGTAaatgatattctacttgcaagtagtgatgtggaacttttgcatgaaaccaagtGATTTCTATCCAGttaatttgacatgaaggatcttgttAATGCATTTTTTGTGCTGGGTATATAGATCTATAGGGATCGTTCAAAAGGTATACTTGGGCTATCACAAAATAACTACATCAATAAGGTGCTAAGTAGGTTTAGCATGAGCAATTGTGTACCAGGAGACACACCTGTGGCAAAAGGcgataaatttagtttgcaccaatgtccGAGAAATGAACTTGAGAGGAATGATATGGAGAGGTTTCCCTATGCCTTGGCAGTAGGAAGTCTCATGAatgcacaagtttgtacgcgttcggatattgcgtacattgttggaatgttggGCAGATATTTAAGTAACCCAAGTATGGATCActagaaaaaggcaaaacgggttatgcGGTATTTATAGAGAACTAAATATTATATGCTCACATATCGAAGATCCAATCATTTAGAGATCGTGGGATATTCAGACTCCGATTTTACAGGATGTCTTGACAGTAGGAGATCCACTTcaggctacatcttcatgttggCTAAAGGAGCAGTTTCTTGgaaaaaatgttaaacaaacacttattgcttcttccaccatggaGGCAGAATTCATAGCCTGATATGaggcatcaaaccatgggatatgcTACGGAATTTTATCACTGAATTGCGGattgttgatgggattgagaaaccattgagAATCAATTGTGATAATAAAGCTACAAAATTGTATTCTAAGAACAATCGAAGTTTGTCAAAGTCCACACACATTGGCATTCAATTCTTagttgtgaaagaaagagtttagagtcttcaagtatcattcgaacacataagcacaaactccatgattgcggATCCACTCACTAAAGGTTTGTcacccaaagtatatcatgagcatgtcacacatatgggtgttgtatATATTAATGATGTGTTagtatagtgggagtttgtatttggttttttttttttttttttttccttgatgtaTTGTTATGTTTGTGTTGTATGTATAGACTTTAGTTTTGAAGACTATTGTGTTTGAATACTCTGAATTGAAATGATGATTTTTAGAAGCAGTTTATCATTAAGTGTTAAAAGGGGAATTTGACTATTTTAGTCATAAAGTAGGACCAATTagaaatagacatattaaagatcacattttatgtaatttccatgctacacatccatacttgatctatgttgctaattttgttgatgttgtgatcattgatggaTCTAGTTATAGTTTTGATTAACGAAGGCTGCTTTAATCCTGTGTTAGCATAATTAGTAGACCaaattgtttaaggatatttgGATAGGATAGCaaagatgagctcaataaagtaTTATCATGAACATTATTCGGTAATATATGTgatccaagtgggagattgttaaaataattatggactcacatatattaataattgtttatgattaagctatatatatatatatatatatatatatatatattcaattatttAGTTATAAAATATGGGTCACCTTGTGTGTAGAGCCCAAGTTACATGTGTCTTACATGATGGACCTAAGACACATGTGACCTAACAGCCAATGGGTATGATCCCTAAGGCATAGAGGAAATTAATAAAAGGGACACTAAAACTAAAGTTGTGtcttaagttttcttttctaaaaatacgaAACGTTCTCTCTCTTGCCTCCCATCATAAGAGAGAATACAAAAAGGTAGTTTTCTTCTCTATTGCCTTAGAAAAATCATACTTCTTCAATATCGAAAATGAATTCAGGTTTATCCACATTCTCTCAAATAATTGACATGTTTTCTTTATATGATTTaatatgagattttattttctaagtTGATAATGGACTTGAAAACAGCCTTCAGTTGATGATCCGTTTGTGGAGATAAACTGAAGCCATCTCAATGAGGACACATGCCTTTATGTCAGTTTGACTAGTGAAATTTTCTCATTGGAGACCATGGGGTCCGCCAC
It encodes:
- the LOC117932921 gene encoding trichome differentiation protein GL1-like, coding for MMARPQEQRRLWTSEEDNKLTQFKLKYPDRSWPDTAQLAGLDRTDKSCWERWNNHLKSGVNKENFSEEEDDIIIRIQRMPEHRNKWAFMAKDYLRGRTANAIKNRWNNHLEKMLMGDLERYLLTDDETSDHSAREDDVTSVVDKYASLI